CGCGTATTATGGCGCTTCTTCCCTTCATAGCGAATATCGAAGACGAAGAGTTTGTGCGATAACAAAAAGAGGTATTTTAAATGTTAGAGCACAACTTAACCATAGAAGAAATTAAACAAATTATTAAAGAAGTGGTTGAAGAAGTTGTAAGGAAGGAAATACTAAATTTGAGAATTTCGTTGTTGCCTACAGTATCTGACGAAGAACAAAAAGAAATAGAAGAATCATTTGGGAAAAGCCCAGATGAAGATAGTGTGGTATATGAAGAAGATGTAAATGTGGAAATTTAAATATAGAAAGCAAGCATTTATCTTTCTAAAAGAAAATAACCTTCTCGAAAAGATAAGAGATAAACTTATTGAGTTCCTTAAAGGAGAAAGGGTAGACGTAAAAAGGTTAAAAGGAGAGTGGAAGGGATTTCTCAGACTAAGAATCGGAAGAGTTCGGGTTATATTTAAACTTGATTCTGAAAATAAAGTGATTGAAATTTATAAAGCTGGTTTTAGAGGAAAAATCTATTAAGGAGGAATTTATGCAGGTGATCCTGAGAGAATATGTCCCGAATTTAGGTGCTCCTGGAGACGTAGTCACCGTAAAAGACGGCTATGCCCGCAATTATTTAATTCCCAAAGGCCTTGCCATTCCCGCGAGCAAGAAGAGTATCAAGGCTGTTGAGAGAGAACGTCAGATTATTCTTGCCAAGGCCGAGCGCATCCGCAAAAAGCTTATGAGTGAGGCCGAGCGCTTAAACGAGCTTGAGCTTGAAATCCCCCAGCGGGTGGTGGAAGAAGATCGTCTTTACGGTTCTGTCTCAGTGGCTGAGATTGTCAACGCCCTTAAGGAAAAGGGCTTTGATATTGCTAAAAAGCAGGTTCTTCTTGAAGAACCCATCAAAAAACTTGGCGAATACGTCGTCCCCATCAAACTTTCTGCTGACCTTACCGCTCACATTAAAGTAAAAGTGGTTCCCCTTAGCTAATTTCAGGGCGCCTTAAGGCGCCCTTTTGTTTTTGCCTGAAAAAGTTAAAATACTTTTCAAAAAACGGTTGGATTATGCCAAGACGCAAAAAGAATGAAGTCGCTTTTGATAGGGTCCCCCCTCAGGATGTAGAAGCTGAAAAATGTGTCCTGGGAAGCATTTTTCTTGATAACAATGCCCTTTTAAAGGTGGTAGAAATCCTTAGCCCGCAAGATTTTTATCGCGGGGCCCATGCTGCTATCTACCGCACCATGCTTGAACTTTTCAATCGCAACGAGCCTATTGATCTTGTTACCGTGCACGCAGCCCTTAAAGAAAGAGAACTCCTTGAGCAGGTTGGTGGGGCGGCTTATCTGGCAGAGCTTGCTGAACTTGTGCCCACTGCTGCTAACGTGGCTTATTATGCCAATATCGTGCGGGAAAAGGCCATCTTGCGCCGCTTGATAATGGCAGGAACTGAAATCGTCAGCCGTTGTTATCAAGCCACTGAGCCTGTTGATGACCTATTAGAAGAAGCTGAACGGGCCATTTTTGAGATTCGGGCCCAGGGTAATCGCAAAAGCTTTTTCTCCATCAAGGAAGTTATCAAAGACGCGGTGCTCCAGATAGAACAACTCCATCAACGCCGTGAGGAAGTTACCGGTATTCCCACGGGTTTTTACGAGTTTGATCGCCTTACCGCCGGGCTTCAAAACTCTGACTTAATCATCGTAGCGGGCCGTCCCAGTATGGGTAAGACATCTTTTGCCCTAAATATTGCCCACCACGCTGCGGTGGAGCACGGCATTCCGGTGGCGATTTTTTCCCTTGAAATGTCTCGGGAGCAGCTTGCCATGCGCATGCTTTGTGCTGATGCAAGGGTTGATGCGCAGGCCGTGCGTACCGGGCGCCTTTCTGATGCTGATTGGCAACGGCTCACCTATGCGGCTAACCGTCTTTCTAAAGCGCCGATTTTCATTGATGACACCGCAGCGATAAGTGTGCTTGAGTTAAGGGCTAAGGCGCGCCGCCTTATGGCAGAACACGGACTCGGGCTCATTATCGTTGACTATTTGCAATTAATGAAGGGCAAAGAGCGGCGTGAGCGACGTGAACAGGAAATCTCAGAGATCTCAAGCTCTCTTAAGGCCATGGCCAAGGAGCTTAACGTTCCAGTGGTGGCGCTTTCTCAGCTTAATAGAAGGGTAGAAGAGCGCCCTGACAAAAGGCCACAGCTTTCGGATCTGCGCGAATCTGGAGCTATTGAACAGGATGCCGATGTCATTCTTTTTATTTATCGCGAAGAGGTCTATAAAAAAGACACCCTGGACAAAGGCATTGCCGAGTTAATTATAGGCAAACAGCGAAATGGTCCCACGGGAGTAGTGCGTTTGGCCTTTCTTTCTCAGTATTCAACTTTTGCTAACCTGGATGAAGAGCATCAAGCGCAAGCCGCAGGTGTTATTTGAAAAATTGGTGCTTGCTAAGATGGAATAAGCCCGTTATAAAATTTCGTCCACTTGAGCACAAGGAGGTAGGAAAATGTCTAAGATTTGTGAAATTTGCGGTAAAAGACCTCATACCGGGCACAAAGTTAGCCACTCTAATAAGCGTTCTGGCCGCTGGTGGTATCCCAATATCCAGAAAGTCAGGGTGCGCCTTCCTAACGGTCAGGTGAAAAGGATGAAGGTTTGCACGCGTTGTCTTAAGGCCGGTAAGGTGCAAAAGGCAGTGCACTAAGAAAACCTGCGTTCAACACGTATTACCCCTTCTATTTGTTTTACTGCTTGGATAATGCGATCAAGATGGGCCTTGTTTGACACCTCAATTACAAAGTCAAATAAGGCCCGTTTGTCGTTGGTGGTGCGAAGATTTGCTTCAAGGATATTGGCTTCAGTGGCGCTGATAGCACTAGATACCGAGGCAAGCATTCCTTTCCTGTCAACTGTAATGACCCAGAGTTTGGCGGTATAGGTAGCGCCGTCTCCTGCTTCCCATTTGACATCGATTAGCCTTTCAGGGTCAAGGCCTTCAAGGTTTGGACAGTCTGCCCGGTGAACTGTAATCCCTCTTCCACGGGTGATGTAGCCTACCACCTCATCGCCAGGAAGTGGTTTACAGCATTTGCTAAGGTGAAACATTACGTCTTCGCTTCCCTCAACAGAAAGGGCGTCAGCGGCTTTAGGACGCGACGGCTTTCTCTTAACTTTAAGGATTTCTTGTTCTTGGTCAGTGGGGGGTTTTTCTTCTTCCTGTTTTTCAAAGAGGTATCTTTTGACGATTTGCTGGGGGGTGATTTTTCCGTAGCCAACTGCTATGACAAGCTCTTCTACTGTTTTAAAAGAAAGGCTTTTGGCAACTTTTTCAGCCTTTTCATCGTCGATAAAGGTTGAAAAGGTAAGTTTCGCCTTTCGGAGTTCCCGATCTAGGATTTCTTTCCCCGCGGCGAAAATCCTTTGTTTTTCTTCTTGTTTAAGCCATTGTTTGATACGGCTTTTGGCGCGACTTGTTTTGACAAACTTAAGCCAATCACGGCTTGGTTTTTGTTGGCTTGTGGTGACAATTTCTACGATGTCACCTGTTTGAAGTTCGTAATCAAGGGGAACCAAGCGACCGTTTACCTTGGCCCGAGCACAATGATGGCCAACTTCAGTGTGAATGGCATAGGCAAAGTCCACAGGGGTTGCCCCTTGGGGAAGCACCTTGATATCGCCTTCCGGGGTGAACACGTAAACTTCCTCAGGAAAGAGGTCGAGCCGCAGAGACTCAATGAACTCTCTGGGATTTTTTAGCTCTTTCTGGAGTTCTACCAGGCGTTCAAGCCATTCTAGCTGTTTTACTTTGCCACGTTCTGCCTGGATTATTTTTTGTTCTTTATAGAGAAAGTGGGCTG
Above is a genomic segment from Thermodesulfatator atlanticus DSM 21156 containing:
- the rplI gene encoding 50S ribosomal protein L9, with protein sequence MQVILREYVPNLGAPGDVVTVKDGYARNYLIPKGLAIPASKKSIKAVERERQIILAKAERIRKKLMSEAERLNELELEIPQRVVEEDRLYGSVSVAEIVNALKEKGFDIAKKQVLLEEPIKKLGEYVVPIKLSADLTAHIKVKVVPLS
- the rpmB gene encoding 50S ribosomal protein L28 translates to MSKICEICGKRPHTGHKVSHSNKRSGRWWYPNIQKVRVRLPNGQVKRMKVCTRCLKAGKVQKAVH
- a CDS encoding type II toxin-antitoxin system RelE family toxin translates to MWKFKYRKQAFIFLKENNLLEKIRDKLIEFLKGERVDVKRLKGEWKGFLRLRIGRVRVIFKLDSENKVIEIYKAGFRGKIY
- a CDS encoding RelA/SpoT family protein, with protein sequence MANTYIIRLSDILDQIQSYLPGADTRLVEKAYVFAAKAHAGQIRKSGEPYLSHPMSVAYILAKMKLDIPTIAAGLLHDTVEDTDVTIEDIRKHFGDVVAEIVDGVTKITHLSARSKVHTQAENFRKMLLAMAEDLRVILVKLADRLHNMRTLEAMPEHKRQRIARETLEIYAPLAHRLGIDWLKQELEDLSFMYLYPQEYKALREEVEKVVAARQDFIDEIKNIIQQKLKEEGISGRVLGRRKHLWSIFRKLQRNNLAIEQLYLVYDIIGLRVIVKKVKECYQVLGIIHSLWKPIPGRFKDYINLPKPNMYQSLHTTVIGPGGRQMEIQIRTEEMDRIANEGIAAHFLYKEQKIIQAERGKVKQLEWLERLVELQKELKNPREFIESLRLDLFPEEVYVFTPEGDIKVLPQGATPVDFAYAIHTEVGHHCARAKVNGRLVPLDYELQTGDIVEIVTTSQQKPSRDWLKFVKTSRAKSRIKQWLKQEEKQRIFAAGKEILDRELRKAKLTFSTFIDDEKAEKVAKSLSFKTVEELVIAVGYGKITPQQIVKRYLFEKQEEEKPPTDQEQEILKVKRKPSRPKAADALSVEGSEDVMFHLSKCCKPLPGDEVVGYITRGRGITVHRADCPNLEGLDPERLIDVKWEAGDGATYTAKLWVITVDRKGMLASVSSAISATEANILEANLRTTNDKRALFDFVIEVSNKAHLDRIIQAVKQIEGVIRVERRFS
- the dnaB gene encoding replicative DNA helicase, which gives rise to MPRRKKNEVAFDRVPPQDVEAEKCVLGSIFLDNNALLKVVEILSPQDFYRGAHAAIYRTMLELFNRNEPIDLVTVHAALKERELLEQVGGAAYLAELAELVPTAANVAYYANIVREKAILRRLIMAGTEIVSRCYQATEPVDDLLEEAERAIFEIRAQGNRKSFFSIKEVIKDAVLQIEQLHQRREEVTGIPTGFYEFDRLTAGLQNSDLIIVAGRPSMGKTSFALNIAHHAAVEHGIPVAIFSLEMSREQLAMRMLCADARVDAQAVRTGRLSDADWQRLTYAANRLSKAPIFIDDTAAISVLELRAKARRLMAEHGLGLIIVDYLQLMKGKERRERREQEISEISSSLKAMAKELNVPVVALSQLNRRVEERPDKRPQLSDLRESGAIEQDADVILFIYREEVYKKDTLDKGIAELIIGKQRNGPTGVVRLAFLSQYSTFANLDEEHQAQAAGVI